The Gossypium hirsutum isolate 1008001.06 chromosome A03, Gossypium_hirsutum_v2.1, whole genome shotgun sequence genome contains the following window.
TAACAAAAGCCTAGACACTGATATCCTCATCTCTTCTCTAAGCTGCTCATCGAATACAATCCATGATGACTGAGTTTTACATACGTCCTCGAATTGGGTATTGAATGATTTGATCTTTTGATTCATGGACTTGGCAATCGCATTCGATGCTAACGAGGAATTGTCGAGCTTTAATGTTCCAATAATCTTGTTCCATGAACTTCTTTGATAGTTGGTGCAGTATTGCCGGACTTTGGCATTGTGTTTTCGGATCCAGTCATCACCAAGAAGTGACTCTAACTCGCTATCCTTCACTTTTTGTACAATATATCTTCCATTGTTCATCATGAAAACAGAGCACAATGCAGAGTCTCTGTAAATCTTGGATTTCATCTCCAAATTACTCTCCAAAAGCTCCATAATCCATGCCATCTGAACCGACATCGAAGACGAAGATGCCCGTCGATCATCTAGCTTATTAGATGGAACAACCGCATTACTTTCATCGAAAACTTGTTCCAATGTCTGTCGTGATCGACACGCCGCGCGGAGATAGTTCATTACGTAACGTGTGATCGGATGAAGTCCGCCACCGGGAACAGCTGCTTTAGCTGGGTCACGCCGAATTAGATTCTCTAACTCCATGAATATCCCTCTAATCGCTTCTCCTAATCTCTTCCAAATGGTAACCGCTTCGTTTCGAAGAACCAAACAGTATTGATCAGAGAAAACGGAATCGAATTCAGGCATCAAGTCTCTCAAAGTCTCGAACACATCAAGAACTTTGAAAAGCCTCTCTGGCGATCGGCTACCGATAGCAACGGCGTCAGCGAAATTAAGTAACTGAATGGTGGAGCCACGGCAGACTTCCATGAAGGAGAGATCAGCGGCGGAAGTGAATCCAAAAAAGACGCGATCGCATAACCTGCGTTCGCTCGGGAAGAGGATACGAAGGGCGACGTTAGCGGCTTTGATCCAGCGTTCAATCTCGTCTTCGAGCTCTTGCCACGGCATTTTCTGGACTTCATCGATGCTCAGCTTCTGCAATCCGAGCCTCGAGATGCTCTCTTCGAGGAACTCTCTTCGGCAGGTGCTGTAAACGTGAGAGCACTCTTTAACGAACCCTGCGGCCACCATACGCTTGGCGATCTCGTGAAGGTCGCTTACGGTTCCGGAGGGAAGCGCGTCGATCACGATGTCGTAGTCCGTTACCGGTTGAGCTACCGGGATCTGATGATCGAGATCCGCACCGTTGTGAAGAAGTCCATCTTCGTTTTCTTCATTGTCATCGTCAGAATCAAACGATAAGTTCCCGGTTGACTCGTGGTTGCTTCGATTCAGTTCAAAGGACTCAGCACCTCGGTCCATAAGAGACCTGAACTCATCCCCGACTCGGAACATGGCCTGGTGCATCAGGTCATCAGCGCGTACAAGACAAGCGCTGACGGATTTCTCGGCGGCCATGGGTTCCCAATCCCTCATGGTACGAATCAAGTCGTCAATAGCGTCAAGGAAAGCAGAAGAATCAGCGGTGTGAGCCCAGATGGGATGATCAAGCGCCACGTACTGGGAGATCTGACGGTCCAAGGAATTAACGGCTCGCTCGAGGACGGCACAGCCACGAGGGTTGTTGTCGTCAACCATTTTCTCGGACAACTTCTCGCGAGAAAACCTCCCGTCGAAGTTGGAAAAGATCTGCAAAATATCGTCGGCCATGGTGTCGTTTTGACCCAGCGTCTTGGCTATATGCCTGGCCACCGCAAGCAGCTTCTCTTCACCGTTCTCGGCCATAGCTAAAAAAACAGCAAGTAAAATAGAAATATCCCTTGATTCTCTTCTTATCTCAAACTAAGCTTCTACTGCCTTAGAACCcaccaaaagaagaagaagcagcgACTACCGGGTATTTGGTTTTAGGGTTAGAGAGGGAAAAAAGGGGAGAGTGAAAGTGATATATGAAGGAAACGGCCAGACCTGGGGAAACGCGGTTTGAGAGAAAAAGCAAAGCAGATATGAAAAAGCTAAGGTTGAAtgggaaataaataaatagtgaaaaaaGGAGATTGGTAGTTACGGATACCTGCAAATTTCGTTTCATTTGGTTTAACCTTAAGTAAACCTACAATATATGTGTGACAAGTGAAGATGTGTTTGTGTTTTTGGAGTTTAGTTGAGATTTGGGCAATCAATACCActcttcttctcctcctcctcctcttcacaCAGTAACTCTTGTTTTACTCTCATTTCGGGTTTCCTTTAATTACACTACACATTTCCCCAAGGTTAATACACCTTTTTGTATTTATACTTTATCTTCAGTAATTACCACTTGCATTAATAATTAATCTTTGAATTTAATCATTGTTAAACATAATTTtcgatataattttaaattatataataatattttatgagatataaCAGTAGACTTTGACTgataaacataattaattaacCCTT
Protein-coding sequences here:
- the LOC107935076 gene encoding exocyst complex component EXO70B1; translated protein: MAENGEEKLLAVARHIAKTLGQNDTMADDILQIFSNFDGRFSREKLSEKMVDDNNPRGCAVLERAVNSLDRQISQYVALDHPIWAHTADSSAFLDAIDDLIRTMRDWEPMAAEKSVSACLVRADDLMHQAMFRVGDEFRSLMDRGAESFELNRSNHESTGNLSFDSDDDNEENEDGLLHNGADLDHQIPVAQPVTDYDIVIDALPSGTVSDLHEIAKRMVAAGFVKECSHVYSTCRREFLEESISRLGLQKLSIDEVQKMPWQELEDEIERWIKAANVALRILFPSERRLCDRVFFGFTSAADLSFMEVCRGSTIQLLNFADAVAIGSRSPERLFKVLDVFETLRDLMPEFDSVFSDQYCLVLRNEAVTIWKRLGEAIRGIFMELENLIRRDPAKAAVPGGGLHPITRYVMNYLRAACRSRQTLEQVFDESNAVVPSNKLDDRRASSSSMSVQMAWIMELLESNLEMKSKIYRDSALCSVFMMNNGRYIVQKVKDSELESLLGDDWIRKHNAKVRQYCTNYQRSSWNKIIGTLKLDNSSLASNAIAKSMNQKIKSFNTQFEDVCKTQSSWIVFDEQLREEMRISVSRLLLPAYRNFIGRLQCMPEIGRNTDRLIRYNPEDIEARINELFEGNNGSSGVRK